One part of the Musa acuminata AAA Group cultivar baxijiao chromosome BXJ1-5, Cavendish_Baxijiao_AAA, whole genome shotgun sequence genome encodes these proteins:
- the LOC135673322 gene encoding peroxisomal adenine nucleotide carrier 1-like, translating into MADGLDWESLTEATSGAVGSLVSTTVFYPLDTCKTKYQAEVRSHGQRKYRNLSDVLWEAISKRQFFSLYQGLGTKNLQSFISQFVYFYSYSYLKRLYLQKSGVKSVGTKANLFVAAAAGVCTVIVTQPLDTASSRMQTSAFGKSKGLWETLSEGYWSEAYDGLGISLLLTANPAIQYTVFDQLKHKLLRNQSSKVVPASKESSPATLSAFSAFLLGAISKSVATVLTYPAIRCKVMIQSANTEDKSNMDNQSKPPKTMVGALSSIWNKEGIPGFFKGLEAQIVKTVLSSALLLMIKEKISKYTWISMLALRRFLSASPKRIKNH; encoded by the exons atgGCGGATGGACTGGATTGGGAGTCGCTGACGGAGGCGACGTCGGGGGCGGTGGGGTCGCTGGTGAGCACCACCGTGTTCTACCCCCTCGACACCTGCAAGACCAAGTATCAGGCCGAAGTCCGATCCCACGGCCAGCGCAAGTACAG gaACCTTTCCGATGTCTTGTGGGAGGCAATTTCTAAACGCCAATTCTTCTCGCTCTACCAAGGACTTGGCACCAAGAATTTACAATCTTTTATCTCGCAATTTGTCTATTTCTATAGTTATAGCTATTTAAAACGACTATACTTGCAAAAGAGTGGAGTTAAATCTGTTGGAACGAAAGCTAATTtgtttgttgctgctgctgctggtgttTGCACCGTTATCGTAACTCAG CCACTGGACACAGCATCTTCCAGAATGCAAACTAGTGCCTTTGGTAAGTCCAAGGGACTATGGGAAACTCTGTCTGAAGGATATTGGAGTGAAGCATATGATGGTCTAGGCATCTCTCTCCTTCTGACAGCAAATCCTGCAATTCAG TACACGGTATTTGATCAGTTAAAACATAAACTTCTGAGGAATCAAAGCAGTAAAGTTGTGCCGGCAAGCAAAGAATCATCTCCAGCAACTCTCTCTGCCTTCTCAGCATTTCTACTAGGAGCCATTTCAAAGAGTGTGGCAACCGTCTTGACCTACCCTGCCATTAG GTGTAAAGTAATGATTCAATCTGCCAATACAGAAGACAAATCCAACATGGATAACCAATCTAAACCCCCCAAGACAATGGTAGGCGCTTTATCTTCTATATGGAATAAAGAAGGGATTCCTGGATTCTTCAAAGGTTTGGAAGCTCAGATTGTGAAAACTGTTTTAAGCTCTGCCTTgctgttgatgataaaggagaaGATCTCAAAGTATACGTGGATCTCCATGCTTGCTCTTCGTAGGTTTCTATCGGCTTCACCGAAGAGAATAAAGAACCATTAG
- the LOC135673323 gene encoding cyclin-P3-1-like, which yields MKSMTPDTKVVNPEVYLALGLSTSSKRVAEFPRVLTLLSSILEATVQKNEKKLDSLEIKEFVTLFDGLRAPTLSIKKYMERIFKYSKCSPSCFVLAYIYIERFLQQPNICLTSLNVHRLLIASVVVAAKFIDDAFFSNAYYAKVGGISTMEMNRLEINFLFSVDFRLQVTVGTFEAYCLRLENENKVYQVERPIKTCGLNEWSNIEDSKCQSAVQRCSCGTV from the exons ATGAAATCGATGACACCTGACACTAAGGTTGTAAACCCAGAGGTTTACCTGGCATTGGGTCTGAGCACATCATCCAAAAGAGTTGCTGAGTTCCCAAGGGTATTAACCCTTCTATCCTCAATTCTCGAGGCCACTGTTCAAAAGAATGAAAAGAAACTAGATTCGCTGGAAATAAAGGAATTTGTAACTCTCTTTGATGGTCTGAGAGCACCAACCCTTAGCATAAAGAAGTACATGGAGCGCATCTTCAAGTATTCAAAGTGCAGCCCATCTTGCTTTGTCCTTGCTTATATATACATCGAAAGATTCCTTCAGCAACCGAACATATGTTTGACTTCCCTCAATGTTCATCGATTGCTAATTGCAAGTGTCGTTGTTGCCGCAAAATTCATTGATGATGC ATTTTTCAGCAATGCTTATTATGCTAAAGTTGGAGGGATCAGCACAATGGAGATGAATAGActtgaaattaattttttatttagtgTAGATTTCAGACTTCAAGTGACAGTAGGTACATTTGAGGCATACTGTCTGCGTTTGGAAAACGAAAACAAGGTATACCAAGTCGAGCGGCCGATCAAGACATGTGGACTAAATGAATGGTCAAACATCGAAGATTCCAAATGCCAGTCAGCAGTTCAGAGATGTAGTTGTGGTACCGTATAA